One genomic window of Terriglobales bacterium includes the following:
- a CDS encoding cysteine synthase family protein, with amino-acid sequence MVSVLTLPLLNAQCRALRGLVGNTPLLAIHLRYRGAPRTLYAKCENLNLTGSIKDRMALHTLERAYALEEIHAGDTIAEATSGNTGIAFAAIGRALGHPVTIFMPDWMSEERKNLIRSFGAEVVPVTREAGGFLGAIRMAEELAGSVPGTFLPRQFSNQANVDAHAATTGPEILAQLEEAGLKPDAFVAGVGTGGTVMGVGRYLRSRHPRVRVHPVEPAESPTLSTGHKVGKHRIQGISDEFIPPIVNLLQLDGIVAVSDGDSILMAQKLARELGLGVGISSGANLLAALKVQEQMGPGAVVVTVFPDDNKKYLSTDLLREEPEREEHLAPRIQLLGLATLPRSCGFCPGVSRR; translated from the coding sequence TGCGCGGGCTGGTGGGCAACACGCCGCTGCTGGCCATCCACCTGCGGTACCGCGGGGCGCCGCGCACGCTCTACGCCAAGTGCGAGAATCTGAATCTGACCGGCAGCATCAAGGACCGGATGGCGCTGCACACCCTCGAGCGGGCGTACGCGCTGGAGGAGATCCATGCGGGCGACACCATCGCGGAGGCGACCAGCGGGAACACCGGGATCGCGTTCGCGGCCATCGGGCGGGCGCTGGGGCATCCGGTGACCATCTTCATGCCCGACTGGATGAGCGAGGAGCGCAAGAACCTGATCCGGAGCTTCGGCGCGGAGGTGGTGCCGGTGACGCGCGAGGCGGGCGGGTTCCTGGGCGCGATCCGCATGGCGGAGGAGCTGGCGGGAAGCGTGCCGGGGACGTTCCTGCCGCGCCAGTTCTCGAACCAGGCGAACGTGGACGCGCACGCCGCGACCACCGGGCCGGAGATCCTGGCGCAGCTCGAGGAAGCGGGCCTGAAGCCGGACGCGTTCGTGGCGGGCGTGGGAACGGGCGGGACGGTGATGGGCGTGGGGCGGTACCTGCGCTCGCGGCATCCGCGGGTGCGGGTGCATCCGGTGGAGCCGGCGGAGTCGCCGACGCTTTCGACCGGGCACAAGGTGGGCAAGCACCGCATCCAGGGGATCTCGGACGAGTTCATCCCGCCGATCGTGAACCTGCTGCAGCTGGACGGGATCGTGGCGGTGTCGGACGGGGATTCCATCCTGATGGCGCAGAAGCTGGCGCGGGAGCTGGGGCTGGGCGTGGGGATCTCGTCGGGGGCGAACCTGCTGGCGGCGCTGAAGGTGCAGGAGCAGATGGGGCCGGGCGCGGTGGTGGTGACCGTGTTCCCCGACGACAACAAGAAATATCTATCGACCGACCTGCTGCGCGAGGAGCCGGAGCGGGAGGAGCACCTGGCGCCGCGGATCCAACTGCTGGGCCTGGCGACCTTGCCGCGCTCCTGCGGGTTCTGCCCCGGCGTCTCCCGGCGCTAG
- a CDS encoding metallopeptidase family protein, with amino-acid sequence MRRDRFMELVAEALDSLPREFRRRMKNVAVLVEDVPAEQRERDRNAPPRPRNSPPRTLVLGHFIGTAATVKSVFAIPHGPDHVILYQKNIEAVCRSEAEIREQVRLTVIHEVGHYFGMSEEQLKDV; translated from the coding sequence ATGCGGCGCGACCGATTCATGGAGCTGGTGGCCGAGGCCCTCGACTCGCTCCCCAGGGAGTTCCGCCGCCGCATGAAGAACGTCGCCGTGCTGGTGGAAGACGTCCCCGCCGAGCAGCGCGAGCGCGACCGCAACGCGCCCCCGCGCCCCCGCAACTCGCCGCCCCGCACCCTCGTCCTCGGACACTTCATCGGCACCGCCGCCACCGTGAAGAGCGTCTTCGCCATCCCCCACGGCCCCGACCACGTCATCCTCTACCAGAAGAACATCGAGGCGGTCTGCCGCAGCGAAGCCGAGATCCGCGAGCAGGTGCGCCTCACCGTCATCCATGAGGTCGGGCACTACTTCGGCATGAGTGAGGAGCAGCTCAAGGACGTCTAG
- a CDS encoding DUF4118 domain-containing protein, whose amino-acid sequence MKPTGAFARVALCAAAVALVVAVFRKVLPANPVTVALILLLLVLAIAAVWRLRYAVFTAFLAAACFNFFFLPPYGTFAIADPHNWVAFFVFLVVAVVASQLAERARRSADMAEQRHREVLAAVEQLGRAEAARQSEQLRTALLDSLTHELRTPLTAIKASVTGLMSDRNLSAEDRGDLLAVINEETERLNRLVGQVTEMAALEASAVELRLEPRPMRDVIDAALDECGACLRNHPVEVRVPPELPPARMDGERIQEVLRLLVENAAKYSPAGSPILITSQQQDGRVVTSVADRGAGIPAAELGLVFDKFYRGREQREHSQGTGMGLAIAKAIVEAHQGSIAAASQPGRGSVFSFTLPL is encoded by the coding sequence ATGAAGCCGACGGGCGCGTTCGCGCGGGTGGCGCTGTGCGCGGCGGCGGTGGCGCTGGTGGTCGCGGTGTTCCGCAAGGTCCTGCCGGCGAATCCGGTGACGGTGGCGCTCATCCTGCTGCTGCTGGTGCTGGCGATCGCGGCGGTATGGCGGCTGCGCTACGCGGTGTTCACGGCGTTCCTGGCGGCGGCGTGCTTCAACTTCTTCTTCCTGCCGCCGTACGGGACGTTCGCCATCGCGGACCCGCACAACTGGGTGGCGTTCTTCGTGTTCCTGGTGGTGGCGGTGGTGGCGAGCCAACTGGCGGAGCGCGCGCGCCGCAGCGCCGACATGGCGGAACAGCGGCACCGCGAGGTGCTGGCCGCGGTCGAGCAGCTGGGGCGCGCGGAGGCCGCGCGACAGAGCGAGCAGTTGCGCACGGCGCTGCTCGACTCGCTGACGCACGAGCTGCGGACGCCGCTGACCGCGATCAAAGCGTCGGTGACCGGGCTGATGAGCGACCGCAACCTTTCGGCCGAGGACCGCGGCGACCTGCTGGCGGTCATCAACGAAGAGACGGAGCGGCTGAACCGGCTGGTGGGGCAGGTGACGGAGATGGCGGCGCTGGAGGCGAGCGCGGTGGAGCTGCGGCTGGAGCCGCGGCCGATGCGCGACGTGATCGACGCGGCGCTGGACGAGTGCGGCGCGTGCCTGCGCAACCATCCGGTGGAGGTGCGGGTGCCGCCGGAGCTGCCGCCGGCGCGCATGGACGGCGAGCGCATCCAGGAGGTGCTGCGGCTGCTGGTGGAGAACGCGGCGAAGTACTCGCCGGCGGGCTCGCCGATCCTGATCACGTCGCAGCAGCAGGACGGCCGGGTGGTGACGAGCGTGGCGGACCGCGGCGCAGGGATCCCCGCGGCGGAGCTCGGGCTGGTGTTCGACAAGTTCTACCGCGGGCGCGAGCAGCGCGAGCACAGCCAGGGCACGGGCATGGGCCTGGCGATCGCGAAGGCCATCGTCGAGGCGCACCAAGGGTCGATCGCGGCGGCGAGCCAGCCCGGACGCGGGTCGGTGTTCTCCTTCACGCTGCCGCTGTAG
- a CDS encoding protein kinase, whose product MENQQISHYRVLRRIGGGGMGVVWAAQDLTLQRQVALKFLPADTENDPQALERLLREARAASALNHPNICTVYEVDEHQGRHFIAMELVEGMPLDQRINGRPLPLTLLLDLAEQIADALDAAHQKGVVHRDVKPANILVTAGNRVKVVDFGLAKLAEADRKKRVVTSAATADVSLAHLTSPGVALGTVAYMSPEQARGETLDARTDLFSFGAVLYEMATGALPFQGATSAVIFDAILNREPPPPSRLNSVTPPELERIIHKALEKDRELRYHGAAEMRTDLRRLKRDSESKRTAVVLGPPAAGTRGWKRVAGGLALVAVIAAAVLFVQSRAVPDPRVLRFNKVTETSGTKGCPFSAGNLIYFNQDDDGGGAAKLMQVATTGGDPLTIPVTLGSVGVVDISPTGSELAVFPQTGDDEVPLWILPVPSGSPRRAGGIVAHDATFSPDGSHVLYVTGLKLFTARTDGSDVREILTGSQYVDSPSWSIDGRIRYRQGVAGGRSASYWETDLNGAQPHELFGGATGLCCGTWTADGSYFLYGSRKPGQEGIWAVREKNGWFGGAANKPVLLSTGPLVYWCSVPSRAGKQIFVTAEQPQAELIRFDAASRRFAPLLGGIAAESARFSRDGQWVAYVAYPEGDLWRARADGTQRLRLTENMRTLLVDWAPDGRTISFVTRDPTISLQTISIDGGSPTSLPMGDAPTLAHAWSPDGNQIVLGEWVGTAAPVLRLLDLKTRVVTTVPGSEGLIYPIWSPDGRFIAAEAETGPRKGPWLYEVAARKWTRLPIDNFNYWAWSHDGKAIYFDTLGDRAAVMRLRNGAKQPEKVADLKGIRRAHGAFGSWFGLGPGDAPLLLRKTGSQQIYSVDWTAP is encoded by the coding sequence CGTGGTCTGGGCGGCGCAGGACCTGACGCTGCAGCGCCAGGTGGCGCTCAAGTTCCTTCCCGCCGACACCGAGAACGACCCGCAGGCGCTCGAGCGGTTATTGCGCGAAGCGCGCGCCGCCTCGGCGCTCAACCACCCCAACATCTGCACCGTCTACGAGGTCGACGAGCATCAGGGCCGGCACTTCATTGCCATGGAACTGGTCGAGGGGATGCCACTCGACCAGCGCATCAACGGGCGTCCGCTGCCACTCACGTTGCTACTCGACCTCGCCGAGCAGATCGCCGACGCGCTCGACGCCGCCCACCAGAAGGGCGTCGTCCATCGCGACGTCAAGCCGGCGAACATTCTCGTCACTGCCGGCAATCGCGTGAAGGTGGTCGACTTCGGCCTGGCGAAGCTCGCCGAGGCCGATCGCAAGAAGAGAGTCGTGACCTCGGCGGCGACTGCCGACGTCTCGCTGGCGCACCTGACCAGCCCGGGCGTCGCGCTCGGCACGGTCGCGTACATGTCGCCCGAGCAGGCCCGCGGCGAGACCCTCGACGCGCGCACCGACCTGTTCTCCTTCGGCGCCGTCCTCTACGAGATGGCGACCGGCGCGCTGCCATTCCAGGGCGCGACCTCGGCGGTCATCTTCGACGCCATCCTGAACCGCGAGCCGCCGCCGCCCTCGCGGCTGAACTCGGTCACGCCGCCGGAACTGGAGCGCATCATCCACAAGGCGCTGGAGAAGGACCGCGAGCTGCGCTATCACGGCGCTGCCGAGATGCGCACCGACCTGCGCCGGCTCAAGCGCGACTCGGAGTCGAAGCGCACGGCCGTCGTATTGGGGCCGCCGGCGGCAGGGACTCGGGGATGGAAGCGCGTCGCCGGCGGACTCGCGCTCGTTGCGGTGATTGCGGCAGCGGTGCTGTTCGTGCAGTCACGCGCCGTCCCTGACCCTCGCGTCCTCCGTTTTAACAAGGTCACGGAAACCTCCGGCACCAAGGGGTGCCCGTTCTCCGCCGGAAACCTGATCTATTTCAACCAGGACGACGACGGCGGCGGCGCGGCCAAGTTGATGCAGGTCGCCACCACCGGCGGCGATCCGCTGACGATCCCGGTGACATTAGGTTCCGTGGGCGTTGTCGACATCTCGCCGACGGGCTCCGAGCTGGCCGTGTTCCCTCAGACCGGCGACGATGAGGTGCCGCTGTGGATCTTGCCGGTGCCGAGCGGTTCGCCGCGGCGCGCGGGCGGCATCGTCGCGCACGACGCGACGTTTTCCCCTGACGGCAGCCACGTCCTTTACGTCACCGGATTGAAGCTCTTCACCGCCAGGACCGATGGCAGCGACGTCCGCGAGATCCTGACGGGCTCGCAGTATGTCGATTCGCCGAGCTGGTCGATCGATGGCAGGATCCGCTATCGCCAGGGAGTTGCAGGCGGGAGGAGCGCCAGTTACTGGGAGACGGACCTGAACGGCGCGCAACCGCACGAGTTGTTCGGTGGCGCCACCGGCCTCTGCTGCGGGACCTGGACCGCCGACGGCAGCTATTTCCTCTACGGGTCGCGCAAGCCGGGCCAGGAAGGCATCTGGGCGGTCCGCGAGAAAAACGGGTGGTTCGGCGGCGCGGCCAACAAGCCCGTCCTGCTCTCGACCGGGCCGCTGGTGTACTGGTGCTCGGTCCCGAGTCGCGCCGGCAAGCAGATCTTCGTCACGGCAGAGCAGCCGCAAGCAGAGCTCATCCGCTTCGACGCCGCCTCCCGGCGATTCGCGCCCTTGCTCGGCGGGATCGCCGCCGAGTCAGCGAGGTTCTCGCGCGACGGCCAGTGGGTCGCCTACGTCGCGTATCCGGAGGGCGACCTTTGGCGCGCGCGGGCCGACGGGACTCAGCGGCTCAGGCTGACGGAGAACATGCGCACGCTGCTGGTTGACTGGGCTCCGGACGGAAGGACGATCTCATTCGTCACCCGCGATCCGACCATCTCGCTCCAGACTATCTCCATCGATGGCGGCTCACCCACGTCCTTGCCGATGGGCGATGCTCCGACCCTGGCGCACGCGTGGTCTCCCGATGGGAATCAGATCGTGCTGGGCGAGTGGGTCGGGACTGCCGCGCCCGTACTGCGCTTACTCGACCTCAAAACGCGCGTCGTCACGACCGTGCCCGGATCCGAAGGGCTCATCTATCCCATTTGGTCGCCCGACGGACGCTTCATCGCTGCCGAAGCCGAGACCGGTCCCCGAAAAGGCCCTTGGCTCTACGAAGTCGCCGCGCGCAAATGGACGCGGCTTCCCATCGACAACTTCAACTATTGGGCGTGGTCGCACGATGGCAAGGCCATTTACTTCGATACCTTGGGCGATCGCGCTGCGGTCATGCGCCTGCGGAATGGCGCGAAGCAGCCCGAGAAGGTCGCCGACCTCAAGGGTATCAGGCGCGCGCACGGAGCCTTTGGCTCCTGGTTCGGGCTGGGGCCCGGCGACGCCCCATTGTTGCTGCGGAAGACCGGCAGCCAGCAGATCTACTCGGTCGATTGGACCGCGCCCTAG
- a CDS encoding response regulator transcription factor — protein sequence MEATDHRRILIVDDEPQITRVLRTTLTSRGYDLRVANDGESALEIMKDWTPDLVITDLGMPRMDGLELCRRIRAASQLPIIVLSVKGEERTKVQALDAGADDYVTKPVGMNELTARVRANLRRQPPAEAPSTLEHGELVIDRAGRRVTVRGEVVHLTPKEFDVLVFLAQQPGKVVTHRALLGAVWGGESTEQVEYLRVFVNRLRKKLQVAPDAPRFITTEPWVGYRFEAEEQGEA from the coding sequence ATGGAAGCCACCGACCATCGCCGCATCCTGATCGTGGACGACGAGCCGCAGATCACGCGCGTGCTGCGGACCACGCTCACCTCCCGCGGCTACGACCTGCGCGTCGCGAACGACGGCGAGAGCGCGCTCGAGATCATGAAGGACTGGACGCCGGACCTGGTCATCACCGACCTGGGGATGCCGCGCATGGACGGCCTGGAGCTGTGCCGGCGGATCCGCGCGGCGTCGCAACTGCCCATCATCGTGCTGTCGGTGAAGGGCGAGGAGCGGACGAAGGTGCAGGCGCTCGACGCCGGGGCCGACGACTACGTCACCAAGCCGGTGGGGATGAACGAGCTGACGGCGCGGGTGCGCGCCAACCTGCGCCGGCAGCCTCCGGCGGAGGCGCCCTCGACGCTGGAGCACGGCGAGCTGGTGATCGACCGCGCGGGACGGCGCGTGACGGTGCGCGGCGAGGTCGTGCACCTGACGCCCAAGGAGTTCGACGTGCTGGTGTTCCTGGCGCAGCAGCCGGGGAAGGTGGTGACGCATCGCGCGCTGCTGGGCGCGGTGTGGGGCGGCGAGAGCACCGAGCAGGTGGAGTACCTGCGGGTGTTCGTCAACCGGCTGCGGAAGAAGCTGCAGGTGGCGCCGGACGCGCCGCGCTTCATCACCACCGAGCCGTGGGTGGGCTACCGGTTCGAAGCCGAGGAGCAAGGCGAGGCATGA